One part of the Rutidosis leptorrhynchoides isolate AG116_Rl617_1_P2 chromosome 1, CSIRO_AGI_Rlap_v1, whole genome shotgun sequence genome encodes these proteins:
- the LOC139854378 gene encoding protein FAR1-RELATED SEQUENCE 5-like encodes MKINRRIVLDDAQMLFDLNTKSNVGATTAYNIISDLNGGFSLVGPSSVDFQNFRRDMNRYVGESDAHIFIENLLRKQEVLPNFTCEYKCGNDGTLLGVFWSDYVSKVNYQEFGDIVYKMVFVPLTGIDNHKKLVYFGAALLTGESIETFNWFLDCFLKTFENEPSLVVTDHDPAMKETIDLKFKHAKHRLCMWHISSKLRDKVGHELYDTPNFKDRMNLIFWNQQQTPEKFETR; translated from the exons ATGAAGATAAACAGAAGGATTGTTTTAGACGATGCGCAAATGTTGTTTGATTTAAATACTAAATCTAATGTTGGTGCTACTACAGCTTATAACATTATCTCAGATCTTAATGGTGGTTTTAGTCTGGTTGGTCCTTCTTCTGTTGATTTTCAAAACTTTAGGCGTGACATGAATCGGTATGTAGGTGAAAGTGATGCACACATTTTTATAGAGAATCTTCTTCGGAAGCAAGAAGTTTTACCAAACTTCACTTGCGAGTATAAATGTGGTAATGATGGTACTTTACTTGGAGTATTTTGGTCTGATTATGTCTCTAAAGTTAATTATCAAGAGTTTGGTGATATCGT GTACAAGATGGTGTTTGTTCCTCTTACTGGAATTGATAATCATAAGAAACTTGTGTATTTTGGTGCTGCTCTACTTACTGGTGAAAGTATTGAAACGTTTAACTGGTTTCTAGACTGTTTCTTGAAAACTTTTGAGAATGAACCTTCATTAGTTGTCACCGATCATGATCCTGCAATGAAAGAGACTATTGATTTGAAATTTAAACATGCAAAACACCGATTGTGCATGTGGCATATAAGTTCCAAGCTGCGTGATAAG GTTGGCCACGAATTGTATGATACTCCTAATTTTAAGGATCGTATGAATTTAATTTTCTGGAATCAGCAACAAACACCTGAAAAGTTTGAGACTCGTTGA